The genomic stretch GTGAGGTAAACCTTGCTGCCGGGTCCCTCCCGGTGGCAAGGACGTGTGCTGCGAGGGCGGGGGGCGGGTGAGAATGGACCCCGTGCGCTATCGCATCCTCGGCACCACTCAGGCCCTCCGCCCCGACGGCACCCCCCTCCCGGTCGGCGGGGCACGGCTGCGTGCGCTGCTCAGCGTGCTCGCACTGCGCGGCGGCCGTACCGTGCCCGTGCAACTGCTCGTGGACGAGGTGTGGGCCGGGGATCCGCCCGCCGACGCGGCCGGGGCGCTCCAGGCGCTGGTCGGACGGCTGCGCCGGGGCCTCGGCGCCGACGCGATCGAGTCCGTGGACGGCGGGTACCGGCTCGCCGCCCGCCCCGACGACATCGACCTGCACCGTTTCGAGCGGCTCACCACCGACGGCATCCGCGCCCTCGCCGACGGCGACCCCGCCAAGGCCGCCGCGGTCCTCGACGACGCCCTCGCCCTGTGGCACGGCCCCGCCCTGGCCGACCTTCCCGACCGCACCGCCGAGGCCGCCCGCTGCCGGACCCGCCGCCTGGACGCGCTGCGCGCCCGGCACACCGCCGCCCTCGCGCTCGGCCAGGCCGAACAGGCCCTGCCGGAGCTGACCGCCCTGTGCGACAGCCATCCCCTCGACGAACCCTTGCAGACGCTACGGCTGCGCGCGCTGCGCGATCTCGGCCGCCCCGCCGAGGCGCTGGCCGCCTACGACGACGTACGCCGGCTGCTCGCCGAACAGCTCGGCTCCGATCCCGGCGCCGAACTACGGGCCCTGCACGCCGAGTTGCTGAAACCGGCGCCACAGGCCACGCTCGGCAACCTCCGGGCCCGGCTGACCTCCTTCGTCGGCCGGGAAGCCGACATCGACGCCATCCGCGGGGACCTCGGCGGCGCCCGGCTCGTCACGCTCCTCGGGCCCGGCGGCGCGGGGAAGACCCGGCTGTCGCAGGAGGCCGCCGAGACCCTCCGGGACACCGCACGGGACGGGATCTGGCTGGCCGAACTCGCCCCCGTCGACGACCCCGAGGCCGTACCGGAAGCCGTGCTCACCGCCGTCGGCGCCCGCGAGACCGTCCTCTACGGCGCCGGCGCCGAGGAGCTCCGCAGCGCCGACCGGCACGACGACCCGGTCGAACGCCTCGTGGAGCACTGCTCCCGACGCCGCATGCTCATCGTCCTCGACAACTGCGAACACGTCGTCGACGCCGCCGCCCGGCTCACCGAACATCTGCTGGCCCGCTGCCCAGGACTGACCGTCCTGGCCACCAGCCGCGAACCCCTCGGCGTACCCGGCGAGGTACTGCGCCCGGTGGAATCCCTGCCCCAGCCCTATGCGCTGCGCCTGCTCACCGACCGGGGCGCCGCCGCCCGCCCCGGGTTCAGCGTCGACGACGACCCCGAGGCCTGCGCCGAGATCTGCCGCCGCCTCGACGGGCTGCCCCTCGCCATCGAACTCGCCGCCGCCCGGCTGCGGATGCTCACCCCCCGCCAGATCGCCGACCGGCTCGACGACCGCTTCCGGCTGCTCACCTCCGGCAGCCGCACCGTCCTGCCCCGCCAGCAGACCCTCAGGGCCGTCGTCGACTGGTCCTGGGACCTGCTCGACGAGGACGAACGCGAGGTCCTCAGCCGGCTCTCGGTCTTCGCGGGCGGCTGCGACCTGCCCGCCGCGGAGGCCGTGTGCGGTCCCGCCGCCCTGGACGCGCTCGGCTCCCTCGTCGACAAGTCCCTGGTGGTGGCGGCCCCTTCGGGCGACGGAGCGATGCGCTACCGACTCCTGGAGACCGTTGCCGAGTACGCCCGCGAACGCCTGGACGAGGCTGGTCAGCGCCCCCGCGCCGAGCGCGCGCATCTGACGTACTACCGCGAACTCGCCCGCCTCACCGACCCGTTGCTGCGCGGCTCCCGCCAACTGGAGGCCGTGCAACGGCTCCAGCTGGAGTACGAGAACCTGCGCACCGCCCTGCGGCACGCCGTCGCCGAGCGTGACGAGCAGGAGGCGCTGACGCTGGCGCTGTCGCTGGGCTGGTACTGGCAGATGCGCGACCTGAGGATCGAGGCCCGCAACTGGTGCGCCGAGGTGATGACGCTCGGCCCCGACCCCTTCGCTTTCGCCGAGCCCGTCCCGCAGGCCGAGCCGGTCTGGCAGCGCTGCACCGCCGAGCCGCCCCCGTACACCGGAGAGGTGCTGGCCGAGGCCCGGCGCGGACTGCATCTGGCCCATTTCGCCTGCATGGACACCGAGTTGGACGCCTGGCAGAACCCGGCCGCCCAGCAGAAGCTGCGCACCATCGCCGCGACCTACCCGCCCGGACTGCCGCAGTCCTGCCGCAGCCCCGGCATCCTCGCCGTGTTCGCCGTGATGCTCACCGGCGACATGGACACGGTCGCCCGACTGCTCGACGCCTGCGTGGAGACCTGCCGGACCACCCCGGGCTACGAATGGGAACTGGCCGCCACCCTCCAGATGAGGGCCACCGGCCTCGCCAACCGCCCCCAGCGCGCCGAGGAAGCGGCCCGGGACGCCGACGAGTCGCTCGCCATCTACGAGCGGCTGGGCGACGCCTGGGGCACGGCCGAGGCGCTGTCGGCGCGCGCGGAGGCCCGCGAGCGCACCGGCGCCTACGCCGATGCCGCCGCCGACTACGAGGCCGCCATCGAACAGGCCCGACGGCTCGGCGCCCACGCCCAGGAGGCCGTCCTGTCCGCGCGCCTGGCCGGCGCCCTGCTGGAGGACGGACAGGGCGAACGGGGCGAACGCCTGTTGCGCGAGGTCATCGACGGACTCGACGGCGGACACAGTGAGGCGATGCCGTTCAGCCGGGTCATCCTCGCCGGCTGGCTCAGCATCACCGGCCGTACCGCCGAGGCCCGCGAGCAGATCCGGGTGCTGCGCGAGAACTTCGGCCTCGCCCAGTTCCATGTCTTCGACGCCTTCATCCTCAGCGGAGAGGCCTGGATGGACGCCTCCGAGGGCCTCCACGAAGAGGCCCGGGACAAGCTCCGGCGGGCTCTGGAACAGGCGGACAACGCGGTGGCGCAGGCCATGGCCCCGCAGTTGGTCTCGGCCTGCCTGGTCATCGCCGCGGTGGCGCTGGCCGACAGCGAGCCCTACGACGCCGCCCGCTGTCTCGGTGCCGCCGAGGCGCTGCTGCCGCCCGGACACCTCAACTCCACCCTGGAGCGCGAGTGCCGGGCCCGGGCCGTCGCCGCGGTGCGCGCGGTCCTCGCCGAGGAGAGGTACGAGGCCGGGTACGCCGAAGGCGGCGGCCTCACCGCGAAGGAGGCCGCCGCCCTGGTGTGACCCCGCAGTGCGTCAGGTCTTCGTACGGAACTTGTGGATGGCGATCGGTGCCATGACCGCGGTCAGCACCACCGACCAGCCGAGCGTCAGCCACAGGTCGTGGGCGACCGGACCGCCGTTCATCAGGCCGCGGGACGCGTCCGCGAGAGCGGACAGCGGGTTGTAGTCGGTGAAGTTCTGGAGCCAGCCCGGCATCGAGTCGGTCGGCGCGAAGATCGACGAGCCGAACTGGAGCGGCATCAGCACCAGGAAGCCCATCGCCTGCACGGACTGCACGTTCTTCATCACCACGCCGAGGGTGAGGAAGACCCACATCAGCGCCGAGCCGAAGACCACGGACAGGGCGACGGAGGCCAGCAGACCACCCCAGTTGGTGACGTCGAAGCCCACCAGCAGGGACACCACCATCAGCACGGCGGTAGCGAACAGCATCCGCAGCAGCTCCACCCCGATCTTGGCGAACAGCACCGAGCCGCGGCCGATCGGCAGGGACCGGAAGCGGTCCATGACACCGGTGTTGAAGTCCTGGTTGAAGCCGGTGCCCACGCCCTGGGCCATGGTCATGCCCATCATGGCGAGCATGCCGGGCACGACGTACTGCACATACGCGTCCTGTCCGCCGCCCAGCGACTGCCCGATGGAGCCGCCGAAGACGTACACGAACAGCAGCGTGAAGACGATCGGGAAGAGGACGGCGTCGGCCATCGACTCCGGGTCCTGCCGGATCCACAGCAGATTGCGCCTGACGAGCGCACCGGTGTGCCGCAGATGGCTGCGCAACGGGATACGGCCGTCGGCGGTGCCGACCGAGGCGGCGGCGGTCGGCTTGGTGATCGTGGTGGCGCTCATACGGCGACCTCCTCGCGGTCGTCGGCGGGCACGGCGTCCTGCGGGGCGCTGGCGCGGTGGCCGGTGAGGGACAGGAACACCTCGTCGAGGCTGGGCAGTTCGGTGGCGACGGAGGCCAGCGTGACCCCGCGCGAGGTGACGGCCGCGACGACGGCGGTGAGCTGCTCGTCGCTGAGGATCGGCACCAGCAGGGAGCCGCGCTCAGGGTCCACGGTGGTGCTGGCGAGCCCGGTTATCCCGAGCCCGTCGAGATGCGTGGCCAGCGGCCGCAGCTGGAGCGGATCGGCGGGCCGGATCCGCAGGGTGCGCCCTCCGACCTTGGCCTTCAGCTCGTCGATCCCGCCCCTGGCGATGACCTTCCCCCGGTCGACGACGGTCAGCTCGGAGGCGAGCTGCTCGGCCTCCTCCATGTACTGGGTGGTCAGCAGCACGGTGACGCCGTCCCCGACCATGGCCTTGACCTCGTCCCACACCTCCATGCGGGTACGGGGGTCGAGTCCGGTCGTCGGCTCGTCGAGATACAGCACGGCCGGGTGCCCGATCATCGAGGCGGCGAGGTCGAGCCGCCGCCGCATGCCACCGGAGTACGTGGCGGCGGGCCGCTTCCCGGCCTCGGTGAGCGAGAACCGCTCCAGCAGCTCGTCCGCCCGTGCGCGGGCGTCGCGCCGGGACAGATCGAGCAGCCGCCCGATGAGGTACAGGTTCTCCCACCCCGGGAGCTTCTCGTCCACGGAGGCGTACTGCCCGGTCAGCCCGATCACCCGGCGCAGCTGGCGGGGCTGGCGCAGGACGTCGTACCCCGCGACGGTCGCCTGCCCGGCATCGGGCGTGAGCAGCGTGGACAGGATCCTGACCAGGGTGGTCTTCCCGGCCCCGTTGGGCCCGAGCACCCCCATCACGGACCCCTCGCGCACATCCAGGTCCACACCGTCCAACGCCTTGGTCTCGCCGTAGTGCTTGACCAGCCCCCGCACGGTGACGGCGCTCCCCGCGCCGCTGGGGTTCTTGTCGATTCGCGTCATGGGAAGGACGGTGTCAGGCGCCACCGACAGAACACCGACAAGGGACCTACAGCGACCTGCATCCCGCCGACAGAACGGGCGCCGGATACGGCAGCAGCCCGCCGACGGGGGAAATCGGCGGGCTGCCTCTGTACCGCTGTGGCTCTAGTGGACGGAGTGCTCCTCGGTGGGGAACGTCCCGCCGACGACGTCCTCGGCGAAGGCCTTCGCCGCGTTGCCCATGACCTCGCGGAGGCTGGCGTACTGCTTGACGAACTTGGGGACCCGGCCGCCGGTCAGGCCCATCATGTCCGTCCAGACCAGGACCTGGGCGTCGGTCTCGGCGCCCGCGCCGATGCCGACCGTCGGGATGTGCAGCACCCGGGTCACCTCGGCCGCCAGCTCCGCCGGGACCAGCTCCAGCACGACCGCGAAGGCGCCCGCGTCCTGGACCGCCTTGGCGTCCCGGAGCAGCTGCGCCGCCGCCTCCTCGCCGCGGCCCTGGACGCGGTAGCCCATGGCGTTGACGGACTGCGGGGTCAGGCCGATGTGGGCCATCACCGGGATGCCGGACTCGACCAGCAGCTCGATCTGGCGGTGCGAGCGCTCGCCGCCCTCCAGCTTCACGGCGCCGACCCCGGCCTCCTTGACCAGCCGGGTCGCCGAGCGCAGCGCCTGCACCGGGCCCTCCTGGTACGAACCGAAGGGCAGGTCGCCGACGATCAGGGCGCGCGAGGTGCCCCGTACGACGGCCGCCGACAGCATGGTCATCTCGTCGAGCGTGACGGGCACGGTGGTCTCGTACCCGAGGTGGCAGTTGCCCGCCGAGTCCCCGACCAGCATGACCGGGATCCCGGCCTCGTCGAAGACGGACGCGGTCATCGCGTCGTAGGCGGTGAGCATGGGCCACTTCTCGCCCCGCTCCTTGGCGAGGGCGATGTCGCGAACGGTGATGCGGCGGGTGCCCTTCCCTCCGTACAGCGCTTTGCTGCCGCCGGAAGGTGTGGTCTGGGCAGCCGAAAGCTGCGTCATGGCAACGGCTCCTTACGTCATCTCGAGGCGCCCTGACGGCGTCCCCGGATCCCCTCCATGGTGGCACTTCGTGCCAGGCGCGGCTAGGGGGGCCTCGGTCACCCTCGACCGACGTAAGAGGCGAGTAAAAACCGGGCAAGAGAATTACGATACGGCACGGTCCCGTATCGTAATCCACCTAGGGTGGACGCCATGACTACCTCCGCTCCTGCCGTACCCCGGATACCGGAAGCGGTGCATCGCCGCCGCTGGGCCATCCTCGGCGTGCTCATGCTGAGTCTGCTGATCATCGTGCTCGACAACTCGATCCTGAACGTCGCCGTCAAGACGATCTCCACCCCCGCCCCGACCGGCCTCGGCGCCACCCAGAGCGAGCTGGAGTGGGCGATCAACGCCTACACCCTGGTCTTCGCGGGCCTGCTGTTCAGCGCCGGACTGCTCGGCGACCGCCTCGGCCGCAAGCGGGTCCTGCTCGGCGGGCTCGTCGTGTTCGGCATCGGCTCCGCGCTGGCCGCCTTCGCCGGATCGCCGGGCGAGCTGATCGGCTTCCGCGCGGTGATGGGCCTCGGCGCCGCCTTCGTGATGCCCGCCACGCTCGCCGTCCTCATGAACGTCTTCGAGCGCGACGAACAGCCCAAGGCCATCGGCATCTGGGCCGGCGGTGTGGGCCTCGCCATCGCCATCGGCCCCATCACCGGCGGCGTCCTGCTCGACCACTTCTGGTGGGGCTCGGTCTTCCTCATCAACGTCCCCATCGTGCTGCTCGCGCTCGCGCTGATGATCTGGCTGGTTCCCGACTCCCGCGACCCGAACCCCGGCCGCATCGACCCCATCGGCGTCACCCTGTCCGTCGTCGGCCTGGTCCTGCTGGTCTACGGCATCATCCGGGGCGGCGAACTGGCCGACTTCACCGATGTCACCGTGCTGTCGGCGATCGGCGCCGGGCTCGCCGTACTCATCGCCTTCGTGGTGTTCGAGAAGCGCAGCGACCATCCGTCGATCGATGTCACCTACTTCCGCGACAAGGTGTTCTCCTCCGCCATCGCCGCGATCGCGCTGGTCTTCTTCGCGCTGATGGGCGTCACCTTCTTCTCCGTCTTCTACACCCAGAGCGTGCGCGGCTACTCGCCCCTGGAGACGGGCCTGCTGTTGCTGCCGCTCGCCGTCGCGCAGCTCGTCTTCGCGCCGCGCGCCCGGCTGCTGGTGGACCGCTTCGGCAACCGGGCCACCACGACCGCCGGAATGGCGCTGATCGCGGCGACCCTGGCCGCCTTCGCCACCCTGGACGCGGACACCCCGATCTGGATCCTTGAGGTGATCTTCTTCCTCATGGGCACCGGCATGGCGCACATCATGACGCCGGTCAGCGTCGTCATCATGCAGGCCCTGCCCCGCGAGAAGGCCGGTTCCGCCTCCGCGCTCAGCAACACCTTCCGCCAGGTCGGCGGCGCCCTCGGCATCGCGGTACTCGGCTCGGTGCTGTCCACCTCCTACCGCTCGGCGATCGAGGGCGACCTCACCGCCCTGCCGCCGGAGCTGCGCCACACGGCGGGCGAGTCCATCGAGTCCACGCTGGCCGTCGCCGCGCGACTCGGCCCCGAGGGCAAGCCGTTGATCGCGCAGGCCAACGACTCCTTCCTGCACGCCATGCACGTCACCGCCCTCGGGGGCGCCGCGGTCGCGCTGATCGGCGCGGTGGTGGTGGCGCTGTTCCTGCCGGGACGGGCCGAGGACCCCTCGTAAGGGAGAATCTCCGGTATACGGAAGGGATCCACACAGGTGAACCTCGCTGACAGTCGGACCGGTCCGGTCCGGGGCCGCCCCCGGAGCGAGGCCGTGGAGCGCGCCATCATCGAGGGCGTGATGAAGCTCCTGGAGGAGGGCGTGCCGCTCGCGGAGCTCTCCATCGAGCGGATCGCCCGTACCGCCGGAGTCGGCAAGGCCGCCATCTACCGTCGCTGGAGCGGCAAGGAGGAGCTGTTCGTCGACGTCGTACGGGCCGCCGAACCGCCCGACGCCGAGCTGCCCGGCACCTCCATGCGCGACGACCTCGTCGTCCTGCTGGAGTCGCTCCGACAGCGCGGTCTGCTCAGCCGCTCCTCGGCGATCCTGCACAACGTCCACGCCCAGATGAAGAGCAGCCCGAAAGTGTGGACGGCGTACCACAACCTCGTCGTCGCACCCCGACGCCGGCTCGGCGTCGAGGTGCTGCGCCGCGGCCAGCGCAACGGCGAGCTGCGCGAGGACGTCGATGTGGAGCTCCTCAACGACCTGTTCGTGGGCCCGATGCTGCTGCGCTCGGTGATGCGCCCGGACGCTGACCTGCCGGACGGCCTGTCGGAGCAGATCGTCGACACCCTGCTGGAAGGGCTACGGCCCGTCAGTTCGCCTCCTCCGTAGCGCCCATGTGCGCGTTTCGTCACAGAGCGCGCTTTCCCGCCGGACGGCCGGAACTCCGCGAGGCGACTTGTACGTCCTCGTGCCCGTACGGCCGTCATGCGACGGCAGGAACAGAACCGATCATCCCCTAGGGTCGTAACCGCGGGGGACGATGGTGTGCACGGCAGTCAGTGAGGCGACGGTATGGCGCAGCAGGCGTACATGACGGAGACGGACAGCGGCGGCTCGGGACCCGAGCGCCGAGGGGACCGGTTCCGGCGTCTGCTGGGGCGGTGGCTGGCCGGCTGGCGCGGTGACCGGCGGATCTGGCGCCGGGGCATCGTCACCGCCGCCGTCGCGGTACTGCTCGCCCTGGTCATGCTGCTGCACTCGCGCATCCCCAACGCCATCGGCAACCTCGGCAGCCTCACCGAGACGTTCCTGCCGTGGCTCGGTCTGTTCGTGCCGCTGCTGCTGGTCATCGGCCTGGTGCGCAAGTCGGCGACCGCACTGATCGCGATGGTGCTGCCCGCGGTCGTCTGGCTCAACCTCTTCGGCGGGCTGCTCACCGACAAGACCGCCTCGGGCGGCGACCTCACCATCGCCACGCACAACGTCAACGCCGACAACCCCGACCCCGCCGGAACCGCCCGCGACGTGGCCGCCTCCGAGGCGGACGTGGTGGCACTGGAGGAACTGACCGCGACGGCGGTGCCGGTGTACGAGAAGGCGCTGGCGGCGACGTACAAGTACCACTCCGTGCAGGGCACGGTCGGCCTGTGGAGCAAGTACCCGCTGAGCGGCGTGAAGGCCGTCGACATCAAACTCGGCTGGACCCGGGCCATGCGCGCCGCGGTCACCACCCCCTCCGGCGAGGTCGCGGTCTACGTCGCCCATCTCCCGTCGGTGCGCGTGAAGATGGAGGCCGGGTTCACCGCCCGCCAGCGTGACAAGAGCGCGGACGCCCTGGGCGAGGCCATCGCCCACGAGAAGCTTCCGCGGAGCGTGCTGCTCGGCGATCTGAACGGCACGATGAACGACCGCGCACTGAACGCCGTCACCTCCCAGATGCGCTCCACGCAGGGCGCGGCGGGCAGCGGCTTCG from Streptomyces davaonensis JCM 4913 encodes the following:
- a CDS encoding BTAD domain-containing putative transcriptional regulator, translated to MDPVRYRILGTTQALRPDGTPLPVGGARLRALLSVLALRGGRTVPVQLLVDEVWAGDPPADAAGALQALVGRLRRGLGADAIESVDGGYRLAARPDDIDLHRFERLTTDGIRALADGDPAKAAAVLDDALALWHGPALADLPDRTAEAARCRTRRLDALRARHTAALALGQAEQALPELTALCDSHPLDEPLQTLRLRALRDLGRPAEALAAYDDVRRLLAEQLGSDPGAELRALHAELLKPAPQATLGNLRARLTSFVGREADIDAIRGDLGGARLVTLLGPGGAGKTRLSQEAAETLRDTARDGIWLAELAPVDDPEAVPEAVLTAVGARETVLYGAGAEELRSADRHDDPVERLVEHCSRRRMLIVLDNCEHVVDAAARLTEHLLARCPGLTVLATSREPLGVPGEVLRPVESLPQPYALRLLTDRGAAARPGFSVDDDPEACAEICRRLDGLPLAIELAAARLRMLTPRQIADRLDDRFRLLTSGSRTVLPRQQTLRAVVDWSWDLLDEDEREVLSRLSVFAGGCDLPAAEAVCGPAALDALGSLVDKSLVVAAPSGDGAMRYRLLETVAEYARERLDEAGQRPRAERAHLTYYRELARLTDPLLRGSRQLEAVQRLQLEYENLRTALRHAVAERDEQEALTLALSLGWYWQMRDLRIEARNWCAEVMTLGPDPFAFAEPVPQAEPVWQRCTAEPPPYTGEVLAEARRGLHLAHFACMDTELDAWQNPAAQQKLRTIAATYPPGLPQSCRSPGILAVFAVMLTGDMDTVARLLDACVETCRTTPGYEWELAATLQMRATGLANRPQRAEEAARDADESLAIYERLGDAWGTAEALSARAEARERTGAYADAAADYEAAIEQARRLGAHAQEAVLSARLAGALLEDGQGERGERLLREVIDGLDGGHSEAMPFSRVILAGWLSITGRTAEAREQIRVLRENFGLAQFHVFDAFILSGEAWMDASEGLHEEARDKLRRALEQADNAVAQAMAPQLVSACLVIAAVALADSEPYDAARCLGAAEALLPPGHLNSTLERECRARAVAAVRAVLAEERYEAGYAEGGGLTAKEAAALV
- a CDS encoding ABC transporter permease; protein product: MSATTITKPTAAASVGTADGRIPLRSHLRHTGALVRRNLLWIRQDPESMADAVLFPIVFTLLFVYVFGGSIGQSLGGGQDAYVQYVVPGMLAMMGMTMAQGVGTGFNQDFNTGVMDRFRSLPIGRGSVLFAKIGVELLRMLFATAVLMVVSLLVGFDVTNWGGLLASVALSVVFGSALMWVFLTLGVVMKNVQSVQAMGFLVLMPLQFGSSIFAPTDSMPGWLQNFTDYNPLSALADASRGLMNGGPVAHDLWLTLGWSVVLTAVMAPIAIHKFRTKT
- a CDS encoding ATP-binding cassette domain-containing protein — translated: MTRIDKNPSGAGSAVTVRGLVKHYGETKALDGVDLDVREGSVMGVLGPNGAGKTTLVRILSTLLTPDAGQATVAGYDVLRQPRQLRRVIGLTGQYASVDEKLPGWENLYLIGRLLDLSRRDARARADELLERFSLTEAGKRPAATYSGGMRRRLDLAASMIGHPAVLYLDEPTTGLDPRTRMEVWDEVKAMVGDGVTVLLTTQYMEEAEQLASELTVVDRGKVIARGGIDELKAKVGGRTLRIRPADPLQLRPLATHLDGLGITGLASTTVDPERGSLLVPILSDEQLTAVVAAVTSRGVTLASVATELPSLDEVFLSLTGHRASAPQDAVPADDREEVAV
- the panB gene encoding 3-methyl-2-oxobutanoate hydroxymethyltransferase, which encodes MTQLSAAQTTPSGGSKALYGGKGTRRITVRDIALAKERGEKWPMLTAYDAMTASVFDEAGIPVMLVGDSAGNCHLGYETTVPVTLDEMTMLSAAVVRGTSRALIVGDLPFGSYQEGPVQALRSATRLVKEAGVGAVKLEGGERSHRQIELLVESGIPVMAHIGLTPQSVNAMGYRVQGRGEEAAAQLLRDAKAVQDAGAFAVVLELVPAELAAEVTRVLHIPTVGIGAGAETDAQVLVWTDMMGLTGGRVPKFVKQYASLREVMGNAAKAFAEDVVGGTFPTEEHSVH
- a CDS encoding MFS transporter, yielding MTTSAPAVPRIPEAVHRRRWAILGVLMLSLLIIVLDNSILNVAVKTISTPAPTGLGATQSELEWAINAYTLVFAGLLFSAGLLGDRLGRKRVLLGGLVVFGIGSALAAFAGSPGELIGFRAVMGLGAAFVMPATLAVLMNVFERDEQPKAIGIWAGGVGLAIAIGPITGGVLLDHFWWGSVFLINVPIVLLALALMIWLVPDSRDPNPGRIDPIGVTLSVVGLVLLVYGIIRGGELADFTDVTVLSAIGAGLAVLIAFVVFEKRSDHPSIDVTYFRDKVFSSAIAAIALVFFALMGVTFFSVFYTQSVRGYSPLETGLLLLPLAVAQLVFAPRARLLVDRFGNRATTTAGMALIAATLAAFATLDADTPIWILEVIFFLMGTGMAHIMTPVSVVIMQALPREKAGSASALSNTFRQVGGALGIAVLGSVLSTSYRSAIEGDLTALPPELRHTAGESIESTLAVAARLGPEGKPLIAQANDSFLHAMHVTALGGAAVALIGAVVVALFLPGRAEDPS
- a CDS encoding TetR/AcrR family transcriptional regulator, with protein sequence MNLADSRTGPVRGRPRSEAVERAIIEGVMKLLEEGVPLAELSIERIARTAGVGKAAIYRRWSGKEELFVDVVRAAEPPDAELPGTSMRDDLVVLLESLRQRGLLSRSSAILHNVHAQMKSSPKVWTAYHNLVVAPRRRLGVEVLRRGQRNGELREDVDVELLNDLFVGPMLLRSVMRPDADLPDGLSEQIVDTLLEGLRPVSSPPP
- a CDS encoding endonuclease/exonuclease/phosphatase family protein gives rise to the protein MAQQAYMTETDSGGSGPERRGDRFRRLLGRWLAGWRGDRRIWRRGIVTAAVAVLLALVMLLHSRIPNAIGNLGSLTETFLPWLGLFVPLLLVIGLVRKSATALIAMVLPAVVWLNLFGGLLTDKTASGGDLTIATHNVNADNPDPAGTARDVAASEADVVALEELTATAVPVYEKALAATYKYHSVQGTVGLWSKYPLSGVKAVDIKLGWTRAMRAAVTTPSGEVAVYVAHLPSVRVKMEAGFTARQRDKSADALGEAIAHEKLPRSVLLGDLNGTMNDRALNAVTSQMRSTQGAAGSGFGFSWPASFPMARIDQILVKGIEPVTSWTLPETGSDHLPVAARVKVDTTAS